CCAGGTTAATCCACCACCAAAAGCAGTTAAAAGAATGTAATCCCCTTTGTTAAACCTTCCTTCTTTGTAGGCTTCGTATATAGCAATTGGAATGGATGCAGCACTTGTATTTCCGTATTCGTGAATATTGCTGTAAACCTTTTCTAACGGTAATTCTAATTTTTCAGCCAACGCTTGAATGATTCGTATGTTGGCTTGATGAGGAATTACTAACTTAATATCTTCTTTATTTATCCCGGCTTTTTGTAATGCTTTTAAGCAAGCAGTTTCCATGGATTTAACAGCCTGTTTAAAAGTTTCTCTTCCTTGCATTCTCAGCTTCTCGCCAACCTGACAGTGTAAAAGATGACCATAAGAACCATCAGACTTCATCACTGTTGATAAAATATCACTTGAAGAGTTAGATTTAGAAATCACGACAGCACCGGCACCATCTCCAAATAGTACTGCAGTTGTTCTGTCAGTCCAATCGATTATTTTTGAAAAAACTTCACTTCCAACTACAAGAATATTTTCAGCTTTCCCGGATTTTATAAAACTATCCGCTATTGTAATACCATATATAAAGCCGCTACAAGCAGCTGAAAAATCAAAAGCCATTGGATTTTTACATCCGAGTTTATCAGCTAATATACAAGCTGTAGAAGGAAATACATTATCCGGAGTAGACGTTGCTACAATTACGATGTCTATGTCCTTTGGAGTTAATCCTGCATTTTCAATAGCTTCTTTTGATGCGTGAAAAGCAAGGTCGCTTGCCTTAACCCATTCATCTGCTATTCTTCTTTCTTTTATTCCAGTTCTTGTTGTAATCCATTCATCCGATGTATCAAGGATTTTTTCTAAATCATGGTTAGTTAAAACCCTTTCGGGAACATACATTCCTATGCCTTTTATTTCACTAGACATTGTTTTCTCCGTAAACTTCTTCTTCTTTTCCTTTTATCAGCTCTTGAGGAATTAGAGTGTTAATATTTTCAAGGAGTTTTTTGTTAAAATCGTGATTTACAAATTCAGAAGCAAATCTCAATGCGTTTTTTATAGCTTTTTCATCAGCTCTTCCATGAGTTATTATACATGTTCCCTTAGTGCCAAGCAAAGGAGCACCGCCGTATTCTGTAAAATCTGCTTTTTTCTTAAATCTTTTTAAAGCAGGCAACATTAAAGCTGCACCGATTTTGGATACAAAGCTTTTTTCTACTTCTTCTTTTATCATTTCAAGAATAATCATTCCAAGACTTTCACTAGTTTTTAATACAACATTCCCAACAAACCCATCACAAACAATAACATCAAAATCACCGGTGAAAATATCTCTACCTTCTGCGTTCCCAATAAAATTTAGTTTGGTCATTTTAAGTAGTGGATAGGTATCTTTTACAAGCTCGTTACCTTTTCCTTCTTCCTCTCCGATGCTTAAAATCCCCACTTTTGGATTATCAGATGTTTGAAGGATTTCTTTGACATAAGTATGACCCATTACTGCAAAGTATAAAAGATGTCTTGGTCTGCTGTCTACATTAGCACCAACATCAATCAGTACAGTTCTTGTTCCTTTTTTGTTTGGAAATGCTACTGCTATACCCGGTCTCTCTATTCCTTCTGCAGCTCCAATGATAAACTTTCCTATGCTCATTGCAGCACCGGTATTTCCGGCAGACACAAAAGCCTGAGCTTTACCTTCTCTGACTAATTTACCTGCAATATGCATAGAAGAGTTTCTTTTTTTTCTTAGAGCTATGGATGGGGATTCGTGCATTTCAATGACTTCAGGAGCATCTATGATCTGAATCGGAAGATTTTCTATCGAAAGATTATTTTTTTTTATTTCCTCTTCTAATACTTCCTTCTTTCCTACTAAATATACACCTATTTTATACTCTTTTGCAAACTCTATTGCACCTTTAATATTACAGAGAGGAGCATAATCTCCTCCCATTGCATCTAAAGCTATAAACACTTATACGACCTCAATAACCTCTTTGTTTTTGTAATATCCACAGTTAGAGCAAACTCTGTGAGGAGCTTTTGGCTGACCGCACTCAGGACAGATAGAAAGTCCGGGCATTTTTAATTTCCATTGTGCTCTTCTCATAGCTGTTTTTGCTTTAGATTTTTTCCTCTTAGGTACTGCCATATTAAAAGCCTCCTTTTTTCAATTTTAAAGGATATATTATATCAAAAATTTAAGATTTAAGAGACTCTAATTTAGCAAAAGGGGACAGCTTTCTTCTCATTTTCTCTTCACAATCACACTGCTCAACGTTCTTATCCGCTCCACAGTAAGGACATAAACCTTTACAATCTTCATTACAAAGAAGTTTCATCGGAGTATTTACAATGATTTCTTCTCTGATAAAATCATACACATCAAATTTTTCTTCATCTTCTAAGTACTCAGAATATAGCTCAGCCTCTGAAAGTTCCTGATGTTTTAGGTGTTTTTTTGTAAATAAAATACTTTCGCTAATATTAAACTTTTGAGAAAACTCAGTTAAACATCTATCACAGTGCATTAAAATAGACGTGTTGAAGATAGCTGTGATAACATAGCCATCTTTGTCTTTAAGTAAATGTAATTTTACAGATACACTTTGCCCATCTTTTACGATGTACTCTTCTGGTAAATCTAACTCATTCATTGGAATATCAAATTCAAGCTCTTTAAAAGGCTCTTTTTTAAGCTCTTCTTTTAGGTTTAAATATATTTTCAATTTAACTACCTCATAAAAAAATTTTGTTATAATATAGTACAATGATTTTAAATGACAAGACAATCAGAAAATATATAAGCGAAGGTTTACTTGAGATAAATCCTCTTGATGACATCCAAATTCAGCCCTCTTCTGTTGATTTAAGGCTTGGAAATGAGTTTTTGATTTATCCAGAAGACATAGAAATAATAGATGTAAGAGACCCATATTTTTCTAATAGACTTATAAAAGAGATAGCCACAGAAGAAGGATTTATTATCAAACCAAAACAGTTTGTACTTGCTACGACGATAGAGTATATAAAACTTCCAGACTTTTTGACTGCATTTGTAGAAGGAAGGTCTTCCTTAGGAAGGCTTGGCTTATTTATTGAAAATGCCGGGTGGGTGGATGCTGGATTTGAAGGTAATATAACCTTAGAGTTTTACAATGCAAACAGTATTCCAATAAAAATTTATCCTGGAATGAGAATCTGTCAGCTTGTTTTCGCAAAAATGGAAGATAGGTCAGAAAAACCATATAGAGGTAAGTATCAAGGTCAAAGAGGAACAACAGCATCAAGAATATTTTTAGATAGGGATTAAGGTTTTTGTTGATACAAGACGAAGGTTATACAATGATGTCATTCTGAGCGTCAACGAAGAATATCCTGTTTTTTTCTTTTCAAAAAACATCAAAAGAGGAGATCCTTCGGCTTACAGCCTCAGGATGACAAGAAAAGGTAAATTCATTTTACACATACATTACAACTTACAGGAATTTTAGAACATCCTCATAAAAAAGTTTACAAAAAATTTTTTTACTGTTATAATTTAAATTAGTTTTATAAGAATAGGGGGATGAATATGAAACTATCCAAGAAAATTATAGGTACGTTTTTAAGTTTGTCAATTTTTATTCTACCAAATATAGCAGAAGCTAAAACTAAAGGTCATTCAAGTAAAAAAGCAAACCATCATGCAACAAAAGTATCTAAAAAATCAAGCCATGCAAAAAAAAGCCATAAACATATAAAGATAACTAAGGTTTCTTACTCTTACGGTCCAAGAGTGTATGGTGATTACCTTGAGCCTAATAGGGATATTTACAAGTATGCAGTAGGATTACTTGGTACAAAGTACACTTTTGGCGGAAACTCTATAAACGGGATAGATTGTTCATCTTTTGTTCAACACGTTTTTGAGCTTGCAGGATTTAAACTTCCAAGAACCGCAAGAGAACAAGCAAGATATGGATATTTTGTTAGAAGAGAAAGCTTAAAACCGGGAGACTTATTATTCTTTGCAACTTATGCAAGCTTTCCTTCCCACGTAGGGATTTATATTGGCGATGGTAAAATGATTCATGCCTCTTCTAAAGGTGGAAGAGTTGAATTAGCAAATATTAATGAAGATTATTATGTGAGAAGATTTTTATTTGCTAAAAGAATTCCGGCTAATATTAAAGACTTGAAAGAAGTTGAAGATATTGACTCTATGGAGCAGTATATGAACGACAATACATCTGAAAAGAGTAAAGAAAACGACCCAATAGCAAAGATAATACAGGAAAAGAATGGAAAAAATTAAAAGTACAACAATATTAGCTGTTAGAAGAAACGGAAAAACAGTTATAGCCGGAGATGGTCAAGTAACTCTTGGGTCTGCTGTTGTTAAGCATACAGCAAAAAAGATAAGAGTTTTAAATGAAGGTAAAGTTATAGTTGGTTTTGCAGGCAGTGCTGCAGATGGTCTCGCATTGATGGAAAGGTTAGAAGAAAAACTAAACAAGTATAAAGGAAATTTAGTCAAATCTGCAGTAGAGCTGGCAAAAGACTGGAGATTAGATAAATATCTAAGAAGATTAGAAGCTGTAATGATAGCTGCAGATAAAAATAATATGCTTTTACTCTCTGGAAATGGTGATGTGATAGAACCTGATGAGCCTGTTTTGGCTATAGGTTCTGGTGGAGATTATGCAAGGTCTGCTGCGTTGGCGCTCTATAGAAATACAGATCTTGATGCTCGCAAAATCGTAGAAGAGGCGATGAAGATAGCCGGGGAAATCTGCATTTACACCAACCAAAACTTTGTAATAGAAGAAATTGAATGAAATCTTTCTTGAAGTAGCTGTTCCTGTACCACTTTACCAAACTTTTTGGTACAGGTTTCAAACTGAGTCCTTAGAAAATTTTGTAGGCAGAAGAGTAATTGTTTCATTTAAGAGTACTAAATCCTATGGATTAGTCATTGGAATATCTAATTCTATCAAAAACGTTCCGGCAGAATATAGAAGCAAACTAAAAGATATCATAAAAATCGATGATTTTCAAGTATTTACAGAAAAAGAAATAAACATCATTAAAAAAATTTCAGATTATTATCTATCTCCGATAGGTTTGACGATAGATTTTTTCATTCCAAATATCTTAAGAGAAAAAGCCATAAAAGACCCGCTTGCTTTTAAAGTTTTTAACATTAATGAAAATGTAGAGCTTAAAAAAATCTCAGAAACAGCTAAAAAAATTATTCAAATCATTCAAGAAAATCAGGAAGTATCTTATGAAGATTTATTATCACTTGGATTTTCTAAAAAAAGTATTAAGAGTTTGCTTGATAAAGGTATTCTTATTCCTGTTGAAAGTAGTATAAAAATAAAAACTCCTGTCTTTAGACAGCCAAAAACGGCTGACTATACTCCAAAACTATTAGAAAGTCAGATGTATGTTTATGATAGATTTTATTTCAAAAATAGGTTAAAAGCTTACACATCGCTTATAAAAAAATATGTTAAAACAAATAAAAGTGTGTTGATTGTCGTTCCAAGCATTGCCTTTGGAAATATACTTTATAAAGATTTATCTCAAAAGTTTGAAAATGTATATTTTTATCATGATGGAATTAGTCCAAAGCTTCAGTTTGAAATTTTTAAAGAGATAACAAATAATCCATCTATTGTGATCGGAACAGTATCTTCTTTGCTTATTCCTATAAAAGACTTAAATCTCTTAATTCTTGAGCAAGAACATTCATCAGCTTACAAAGTTTTAAGGTCTCCAAGATTTGAGACAAAAAGGGTTTTATATTACATTCATAAAGAAAAAAATATTCCAATCATCTTAGCATCTTCTATCTTATCCATCGAAAGCTACTTGATTAATGCTACAAATCTAAAAAAAGATAAAGATGTTATAAAATCTTATGTAGAAATCAATCCTTTTAAGTCTATCAATAAAACTTTAAATAAACTCCAAAGCTTGATTTCAAAGAAAGGAAGAACTCTGATTTTAACTAATAAAAGCTATTACTCCGGGTTCATTTACTGTCCAAGATGTGGATGGGAAGCAGTTTGTCCAACCTGTGATGTTCCGCTAAAAACTTACATTCAAAATAACACTAAAATTTTCAGATGTCCATCTTGTAAAAAAAGGTTTGAATACTTTAAAACCTGTCCTGAATGTGATTTTAAGCTAAAGGAGACTGGATTTGGAAAAGAGTTTGTTTTTGAATTTCTTAAAAAAAGTGATAAACTTAGAAAGCTACTGGATTCTAATAAAATCATTGTAGAATCAAGTTTAAAGGATATATTGCAGTTTGAAAGCTTTGATATGGTTATAAATCTTTATCCTGATTTTATTTTAGATTTACCTGATTATAGGTCAAATGAAAAATTTTTAAGGTCTGTAATATCTCCGTTAACAGTAGCTAAGGATAATTATATCATTTTTTCTAATACACTGGAGAGTTGGCTTGCGGAAAACATTGGAGCTAAATCCTTGGATGTAAATCAAATTTTAGAAAATTTTTATAAAAAAGAAACTATCTATAGAAAGAAAAACAAGCTACCACCGTTTTTAAAGCTTGTAAGATTTAAAATTGTGTTTAAACCAACTCAAAAAGAGTATGTTGAAAAGGTATTGAGAGAAATCTCAAGCTTGAAAGTATATTCTTTCTCTCAAAAATCAAATAGTTTTAATTATTATTTTGAGTATAAATCAGAAAAAGAAAAGGAAATGATAAAGGTTTTAGCTGAAAAACTGTTAAAAAAGGGTGTGGATGTAATTATAGAAGTCGACCCTAAGAGTTTTTAATACCTTGGGTGGGAAATTAGTGGTTTTTATAAAATTTAAAAAGGAGAAGCTTCGGATTTAGGTCCTCAGGATAACGGTCAAAGGTTGGTTGATAAATATCTGAGAAAGGGTAACCTCATTTGTCATTCTGCAGCCGGCGAAGAATCTCCTACTTTTGTTGAATTTTTCACCTGACGTATATTATTTATATATACTAATAAAATATAGCATCTTCCTAAAACAGAGGTTAATTTATGAAAAAAATATTCTTAATTTTTGCGATTTTTTTTGTATCAACAGCTTTACTTTACTTCTATAACAAAAACAAAAACGGATATGAAACTTATAAGCTTGAGAAAAAAGAGGTTGTTAAATCTATTTATGCTTCCGGATATATAGATAGTGAAAATAGCGTAATAGTTAAATCAGAAGTTTCTGGCTACGTTGAAAAAATATATGTAAAGGAAAACGACCAAGTAAAGAAAGGTCAAATCATTGCGAAAATATCAAATCCTACACTTTATGAAAATCTAAAAGATATAGAGTTTCAAGCACAGCTTGTCAAACAAAAACTTTCTGAAAATTCAGATTTTAGAAAGCAGTTTATCGAAAATATAGAAATGAAAAAAGCAAACTATGAAAATCTTTTAAAGGTTTACGAGAGAAGAAAAAATCTATTTGAAAAAGGGTTGATCCCAAAAGAGCAGTTTGATGAGGTAGCTAAAAATTTAGAAGTAGCCAAGAGAGATTATGAGAAAGCGGTTGCAAGCTATCAAGATAGTTTAAAAGAGTTGTCTTATCAGCTAAAAAGCTTTGAAGCTAAAAAGGCGGAAGTAGCCAAAGAGATTGATAAATACTATATAAAATCTCCGACAGATGGCAAAGTTTTAAGAAAATTTGTAAATGAAGGAGACTATATAAACAATATCTCTCAAAATAATCAGCTTTTTGCTATTGGAAGTTTAGATAAGAGAGAGACGGTTTTATTGGTAGATGAAGAGTATGCACCACTGCTTAAAGAAGGAATGGAAGTTCTCGTAAAGCTTGATTCTTATCCGGATAAAGTTTTCACCGGAAAAATCAAAACGATAGAGTCTCAATCTGACAAAAATTCAAGGACGGTCAAAGTTAAAGCAGATGTTAACTATGACAGACCTGTATTGTTAAACATGACGGTAGAATCTAATATAATTTTAGGAAAGGTTTCTGGCTTGTTTATTCCAGAAAATGCTTATAAAAATGGCTATGTCAAATTGTTAGAAAATGGAGAAATCAAGAATGTTAAAGTAGAAGTTGATAAAGAAAAATATAATGGTTATCTAAAAGCTTTAAGTGGTTTAAACGAAGGTCAAATCATAGTTATTGGTAAATAAGATGTATCATATACTTTTTTTAGCTTTAAAGTTTTTAGTTGAAAGAAAAAGACAGACTTTTGTCTCAATTGTTGGTGTTGGAATCGGTGTTGCAGCTTTTATAGTTATGGCTTCATTGATGAATGGATTTCAAAAATACTTTGTAGAGCAAGCAATAGACTTAAACGCACACATTACACTTAAGACAAAACCGGAAGATATACCGGATAGAATTTTAAAAATTTACTATGGTGATAAAATTATTCCGGTAATTCTTGGGTCTAAACCGCCTGAAAAGAAGGATAAAATCACAGATTACAAATTTATAATAGAAAAGTACTCAAACAATCCTGATATTCTTGGAGTAGCACCACATCTTGTAAGTCAAGGTATATTAAAATATGGAACGGTTGAAAAGTCTGGGTCATTGATTGGTATAGACCCAAATTTGGAAAGAAAAGCATCGGTAATTGATAAATTTATAGAAAATAAACGATTAGATGTTTTATTAGCAGACGAAAACAGCATAATTATCGGTAAACTTCTTGCCAAAGACCTTGGAATATACGAAACGGGAAAAAAAGTAATACTAACAACGCCAAACGGAAACACACATCTGTTTAAAGTTGTTGATTTTTTTAACTCAGGAATTACAAACTTAGACCAAACAAGAGTTTATCTAAACCTTAGAACGCTTCAGACCATGCTTCAAAGACCAAATGAAGTTAATGAGCTAATATTTAAAATAAAAGACGTAAATAAAGCAGAAAGGTTAGCAAGATTAATCTCGCAAGAGACCGGTTATTACACTGAAAGCTGGCAATTTGCATACAAAAACTTTTTACAGCTTTTTAAAATTCAAAACTACATCACGTACATGATAGTATTTGCTATTTTGGTAGTATCAGCTTTTGGAATTTTTAACATCATAATGATGACAGTTATGGAAAAGAAAAAAGATATAGCAATTTTAAAGACCGTTGGATATGAAGATGATGAAATAATAAAAATCTTTACATTTCAAGGTATAATCATTGGCTTTTTTGGCTACATAATAGGAGCAATACTTGGCTATTCTATCCAAGAATGGCTATCAAGCTTAAGAATAGACGTTGAAGGCTTAATAAGAGCAAAAGGCTTTATTCTTGACAGAAGTATTCTTTACTTTGTTTATGGCTTTGTTTTTTCAATGTTTTTCTCCATATTGGCATCTTTTTATCCATCTTACAAAGCATCTAAGCTAAATCCTGTTGATATTTTTAGAAGTGGTGGATGATGGAAATTATAAAAGTAGAAAATATAAACAAGTTTATTGCTAATGAGCATATTTTAAAAAATATTAATCTTTCAGTAAAACAAGGAGAGTTTGTAAGTATTATAGGTCCATCCGGTTCAGGAAAAAGTACATTACTATACATACTTGGACTTTTAGACCAGCCAACAGATGGAAAAGTTTTTGTTGAAAATCAAGAAATAAATTTTAAGGATAAAAAAAGAATTTCAGAAATAAGAAACAAGAAATTTGGATTCGTGTTTCAGTTTCATTATCTGATAAATGAACTTACAGCTTTAGAAAATGTTATGGTTCCAATGTTAAAAAGTGGAGTAGAAAAATCTGCGGCAGCGGATAAGGCAATAAAAAATCTCGAAAAGCTTGAACTTGAAAAAAAGCAAGACAGAAGACCTTACGAGTTATCAGGTGGCGAACAGCAGAGAGTATCTATTGCAAGAGCTTTATCAAACAATCCATTGGTAATTATTGCAGACGAACCAACGGGGAATCTTGACTCAAAAAATACCGAAATAGTCATGGAAATATTTGAAAATCTAAACAAAGAAGGAAGAACTATAATCATGGTAACTCACGAAATTGATTTAGCAGAAAGAACTCAAAGAATCATAAAATTAAAAGATGGTGAAATTATAGAAGATTTAAAGAAAATTTGAGTTATAATAATTTCTAAAAAAGGGAGGCATAAAAAATAATGGATATTACCACAATCGGTGGGATAATCGCTGCCTTAGTTTTGTTTGCTGTAGGTGATATAATGGAAGGTGGAAACCCGGCCGGACTTGTTCATATATCTTCTATTATAATAGTCGTACCTACAACATTATCAGCTGCTGCTGTAGCAACAAAACAAAAATATGTTGCAGCTGCTTACAAAGAACTTAAAATCGTATTTGGTAATCCTCAATTAAATCCAGAAGAGACTTTAGAACAAATTATAAAAATAGCTGAAAAGGCAAGGAAAGAAGGAATTTTAGCAATAGAATCTGATATAGGTAATATAGATGATCCATTTTTTAGAAAAGGTCTGCAGATGCTTGTAGATGGATTAGAGCCTGAGGTAATTAGAGAAAGAATGGAGTTGGAGATTGGAGAGATAGAAGAGTATTACGAAGGTGCTGCAAAATACTGGATTACGGCAGGAGAAACTACGCCGGTTTTTGGTCTTGTCGGTGCAGTTATGGGATTAATCCTTGCATTAAAAAGACTTGAAAATCCGGTAGAAATGGCAGAAGGTATAGCGGGTGCTTTTACTGCAACTGTTACAGGTATCGTATCTTCCTATCTCCTTTTTGGTCCATGGGGACACAAAATGAAAGCTAAAGCTAAAGATATAATTAAAACTAGAGAAATGATATTAGAAGGTATAATTGGAATAGCATTATCTAAAAATCCAAAAATGCTTAGAGAACAGCTTATGATTTACACAGGAAAATCTGAAGCTAAAGAGGCTTAAAATATGGCAAGAAAGAAAAAACATGAAGAACACGGTGCAGGGGAAAGGTGGGCTGTACCATACGCAGACTTTCTATCATTACTTTTAGCTCTCTTTATCGCACTTTTTGCTATTTCTACAATAGATAAGAAAAAATTAGCGTCATTTGTTGAAGCTATATCTGCTGCATTTAGCTTTAAACCAATATCTTCGTCTGCCCCTACATCAATAATTGAAGGTGTGGGGGTAAAACAAAAGAGAGAAGATGCGAAGAAAAAAATAAAAGAAAGAGTTGAGCAGATTATTAAAAAACTAAATCTTGAAGGAAAAGTTAGCGTTGAAGTAATTCCTATGGGTGTAAGAATTAGAATATTAGATTATATATTGTTTCCTCCATGTAGCACAGAAATCAATCAAGAATATAAAGAATTATTAAATGGGATTGCTGAAGTTATAAAAGAAGCCAAACTGCCGGTAGAAGTTGAAGGACATACAGATGATATCCCACCCGGACCAACCTGTATTTATCCATCAAACTGGGAGCTTTCTGCATCCAGAGCTGCTGCAGTTGTAAGATATTTAATAACTGCCGGGAATTTACCGCCATACCTATTTAGTGCAGTAGGTTATGCTGACACAAAACCAATCTCTCCAAATAATTCTGAACTAGGAAGAAAGTTAAATAGAAGAATCGAAATAAATCTTATTACAGGTACTGATAAAGAAGCAGAATTAAAAGAAAAAGCAGATTTTATATATAAAGAAAATTCTGAAGAGAAAAATGAAAAACAAAAAACAACTACTGAAAGTAAAAGATAATTATTTAAACGCTGAAAAAGAAAAGCTGAAAAATATTGATGAGACCTTAGAGACATTTTATAATAAAAAATCCGCCATTGAAAATGAAATAAAGTTAGTATTAGAGCTTAATATTAACGATATCTTTTCGATGGGACAAAAATATGAATTTATCAATTATCAAAAAGAAAAATTAAAAAAGATAGAAGAAGAGATAAAATCCTTAGAGAGAGAAAAAGAGCAAATTAAAGAAAAGATAGCATTACTAAATGCAGAGAAAAAAGCTATTGATAAATATTTTACTTTAAAAGTAAACAAAAAACAGATTTTAGACAATTTTAAAGAAATGGTGGAGTCAAATGAGATTTTTAATAGGAATTCTATTTTTAATAAGCAGTAGCTTTGCACAAGTTGAAGAGCTAAAAAAAGAAGCTGAAAAATTAAAACAGATAAGAGATGAAATAAAAGCAACATATCAAAAAAACGAAGCTTTATTAGAACAAATAAAAAAAGAAAAACAAGCTTTAGAGCTTTTGAAGAAAGAGATAGAAGAAAGTAAGAAAAAAATTCAAGATGAAAGATATAAAAAGCTTGCAAAAGTATTTGAAAAAATGGACCCAGAGATGGCAGGCCAGAAACTGTCTAAAATGGAGTCAGCTGAAGATGCTGCATATATTATTTTTAATATGAATGAAAAAAAAGCAGCAGCTGTACTTGATAATACCGACCCAATAATGGTTAGTAAAATCGTAAAAATTTTAACAAGATTGAAAGAAGAAAGTAATATCAAAAATTGAATGATTAGCAGCAAACAGCAAGATAGACAAGACTGATTGTAAGTTTCCTGTTTTAATACAGAAATGTTCCGTAAGTCTGAAACGATGTTTAGTATTGGCGATTCATGAATTGCTACTATATATTATCCTATCCGATATCCCTGAAATAACATGAGATATAGGGACTTTAAGGAAAAATAAAACAACGATTTAATACAATTAAAGCCTCCAAAACTGAGGCTTTTCTAAAATTTTTGTAAGTTTGTCTTCATTGCGTCATTTGAGGACTTTAATCTTAAGG
This is a stretch of genomic DNA from Sulfurihydrogenibium sp. YO3AOP1. It encodes these proteins:
- a CDS encoding ABC transporter permease codes for the protein MYHILFLALKFLVERKRQTFVSIVGVGIGVAAFIVMASLMNGFQKYFVEQAIDLNAHITLKTKPEDIPDRILKIYYGDKIIPVILGSKPPEKKDKITDYKFIIEKYSNNPDILGVAPHLVSQGILKYGTVEKSGSLIGIDPNLERKASVIDKFIENKRLDVLLADENSIIIGKLLAKDLGIYETGKKVILTTPNGNTHLFKVVDFFNSGITNLDQTRVYLNLRTLQTMLQRPNEVNELIFKIKDVNKAERLARLISQETGYYTESWQFAYKNFLQLFKIQNYITYMIVFAILVVSAFGIFNIIMMTVMEKKKDIAILKTVGYEDDEIIKIFTFQGIIIGFFGYIIGAILGYSIQEWLSSLRIDVEGLIRAKGFILDRSILYFVYGFVFSMFFSILASFYPSYKASKLNPVDIFRSGG
- a CDS encoding ABC transporter ATP-binding protein, encoding MEIIKVENINKFIANEHILKNINLSVKQGEFVSIIGPSGSGKSTLLYILGLLDQPTDGKVFVENQEINFKDKKRISEIRNKKFGFVFQFHYLINELTALENVMVPMLKSGVEKSAAADKAIKNLEKLELEKKQDRRPYELSGGEQQRVSIARALSNNPLVIIADEPTGNLDSKNTEIVMEIFENLNKEGRTIIMVTHEIDLAERTQRIIKLKDGEIIEDLKKI
- the motA gene encoding flagellar motor stator protein MotA, producing the protein MDITTIGGIIAALVLFAVGDIMEGGNPAGLVHISSIIIVVPTTLSAAAVATKQKYVAAAYKELKIVFGNPQLNPEETLEQIIKIAEKARKEGILAIESDIGNIDDPFFRKGLQMLVDGLEPEVIRERMELEIGEIEEYYEGAAKYWITAGETTPVFGLVGAVMGLILALKRLENPVEMAEGIAGAFTATVTGIVSSYLLFGPWGHKMKAKAKDIIKTREMILEGIIGIALSKNPKMLREQLMIYTGKSEAKEA
- a CDS encoding flagellar motor protein MotB — translated: MARKKKHEEHGAGERWAVPYADFLSLLLALFIALFAISTIDKKKLASFVEAISAAFSFKPISSSAPTSIIEGVGVKQKREDAKKKIKERVEQIIKKLNLEGKVSVEVIPMGVRIRILDYILFPPCSTEINQEYKELLNGIAEVIKEAKLPVEVEGHTDDIPPGPTCIYPSNWELSASRAAAVVRYLITAGNLPPYLFSAVGYADTKPISPNNSELGRKLNRRIEINLITGTDKEAELKEKADFIYKENSEEKNEKQKTTTESKR